The Heteronotia binoei isolate CCM8104 ecotype False Entrance Well unplaced genomic scaffold, APGP_CSIRO_Hbin_v1 ptg001360l, whole genome shotgun sequence genome contains the following window.
aacacgaatttgagcagacttcggaggatggtggaagacaggagggcctggcatgagtttgtccatggggtcacaaagagtcggactcaactgtgcgactgaacaacaacaaagggggCATCTCCATCAGTTGGTGCCACCATGCTTACATCAAAGGCCAGAAGCTGCATGGGATTCTGTGGGTTTCTCTCACCAATTCTCCCTCACACTAAAATGAAACCTAACCGTGATATCTCAAGATGAACTAGGAAACTATTGGTTTCCCTCACATATAACCATGTATATCTTACTTCATCATCCCTTACCCCTTCTCTGATGACTATTGTCATTTTAAAATGTCACAAAAGATATTTGTGGGCACAGTCCAGCCAAAGGCGTCACTAAGTCCCTTCTGAATCCATTGAGTGGATCCTAGTCTTCACTAAGCAAAGTGCCATGGACTTGACTGAGACTTAGTTGGGACTTGTTTTGCTGCATCAGACCTGGTGTTTTCCAAGTTGCTGTCTGGatgtccttttttcccttctttgtcTGCAATAATTTCTCCATTAATTTGTTTCACTTTCTTTAACCTGCCACCAATTTCATCTAGCCATGAATTTATGTCCTCAAGGGGGCTCTCTGCGAGATACCTTGGGAAATGGAGCGTCTACTTATGAGGATTTCCTACCTGCCATGATGAATGAAAAAAAAGGCTAAAGGAGGTCTTTCACCACTCCCTGGAGTGAGGGACCACTTCTGATCCTAGTAAGAGACCAAGTAAGACTAACCCAGAGAATGGTTAGGATTCAAAATTGTTTATTGCCGTCCCTATGGTAACCCTGCAGGtagtgaagggggagggagaaaaagaaccTTTGGAGAACAACGTGATGATGAATGATGATGTCATGGTAGAATGCAGAAGTgacctgggggcgggggagggaaggtggaggtGGATTTGTTCAGATGACCTGGTAGAAAACTCTGGGGTTGCCTACCTGCAGGAGAaggttggagatctcccagaattacaactcatctggagaaaatggctgctctggagctcATAATTTTTGGCGTTATATCCCACAGAGCTCCTGCCCCACTCCAACCTGCCTCCCACCCTGTaacctaaatctccaggaatttcccaaccccaatTCAGTGACCCTAAACAaatatgtatatttatttatatttattattaattggatttatatcccaccctccccgccggagcgggctcagggcggctcacagcaagtaaaccaaaacaataaaacaacagataaCCTCCTCCTGTGCAGACTCCCTATACCCATTCATCATCCATCCATGCATCAAAGGCCAACAACTGCATGGGATTCTGCGGGTTTCTCTCACTAATTCTCCCTCATACTAAAATGAAACCTCAACATGATATCTCAAGACGAATTAGGAAACTATTGGTTTCCCTCGCGCATCACCTTGTATATCTTCCTTCTTCGTCCTCTACCCCTTCTCTGATGTTTCTACTATTGTCATTTTAAAATGTCACCTAAGATACTTGAGGGCATCCTCCAGTCAATGGCGTCACTAAGTCCCTTCTGAATCCACTGAGTGGATCCTAGTCTTCCCTTTAAAAAGTGCCATGGAGTTGACTGAGACTCAGTTGGGACTTGTTTTGCTGCACCAGACCTGGTGTCTTCCAAGTTGCTGTCTGAatgtcctttttccccttctttgtcTGCAATAATTTCTCCATTAATTTGTTTCACTTTCTTTAACCTGCCACCAGTTACATCTAACTATGAATTTATGTCCTCAAGGGGGCTCTCTGCTAGTTACCTTGCGAAATGGAGCATCTACTTCTGAGGATTTCCTACCTGCCATGATGAATGAAAAAGTCACCGTTTAGAAGGCTAAAGgaggtctttcaccagtcactgGAGTGAGGGACCACCTCTGATCCTGACAAGAGACCAAATGTCCAGTAAGGAATACTCCAGAGACTGGTTAGGATTCAAAATTGTGTCCGGTAAGGCTAACCCAGAGAATGGTTAGGATTCAAAATTGTTTATTGCCATCCCTATGGTAACCCTGCAGGtagtgaagggggagggagaaaaagaaccTTTGGAGAAGAACGTGATGATGAATGATGATGTCATCGTGGAATGCAGAGGAAGTGACCAGGGGCTGCAaacgagggagggggggaaggggaggtgcATTTGTTCAGGTGGCCTGCTGGACAACTCTGGGGTGGCCTACCTCCAAGAGAaggttggagatctcccagaattacagctcatgtggagaaaatggctgctctggagctcATAATttctggcattatatcccacagaGGTCCCTACCCGACCCAACCTCCATCCCAGGCTGTAACCTAAAtcttcaggcatttcccaaccccaaTTCAGTGACCCTAAACAAATGACCTGGGCAGACTCCCTATGTccggccatccatccatccatccatccatccatccatccatccatccatccatccatccatccttttgACTTAGGGAAGGGAAACTGCCAGATATCCTGAGATTTCAAGGATGTCTATGGGTTTGATATCTGAGTGGAAGCCCATGTTGTTTTGCCCTCAGGTCCTCCAAAGCCCAATTTCACACTATTTCATGGAGAAATAACTGCTGTTGAATGGTAGGCCTTTCTCCATAGTATGAAGAAGGAGATGGCTACATGGTCATGGCCTCTTGTATCTTCTTCTCAATGTCTTATAATAAGTTAGAGCAGGAGATAGCCTTTATTTTTTTTAGCTGCAGTGTAACCTATAACATTCTTTTGTCTTTTACATTTAGCACACTTTTTCATCAAGTTTCTACAGCATATCTGAACATTCCACACCAGAAAGGCAACTCTGAATACATCTTCCAAATACATAAGAATGGGAAGGTGCTTCGTACCTCAGAAGCACTCCAACATTgctttccaagtccaattcaagaaatatctcaggactttgggggtggagccaggaggctttgggggtggggccaggagcaaggttgtgacaagcacaattgaactctgaagggagttctggccatcacacttaaatgccttccctccattggaaataatgacggacgtggcacattcttttggggctcatagaactggaccccctgttccaatctttttgaaacttggcgggtgttttgagaagagacattggatgctaagctgcaaatttggggtctctacctcaaaaagcatctgaaaaaaggcacaaagatcaatgtttacaaagcggttgtgatgacaaccctcatctacggctccgaatcgtgggttttatatcgtcatcacctgcaactccttgagcgctttcatcagcgctgccttcgcaccatcctcaacatccactggagtgactttgtgaccaacactgaagtcctcaagcgggcagaggttacaagcatcgaggcactgctgttgaagacgcagctgcgctgggcagggcatatctccaggatggaaaaccaccgccttcccaagattgccctgtatagCGAACTTTCCaacggccatcgaaatagaggggcatcaaagaagaggtacaaggactccttgaagaaatcccttggtacctgttgcattaaccatcaccagtggtctgacctagcctcagatcgcaaagcatggaggcacacagattgaggaagaatcgtactgctacagcaccaaccccaaatcagacttttccctgcagccactgtggccggacctgcctgtcccgcattggtcttgtcagccagcagcgagcctgcagcagacgtggactactgcacctttcttaaatcttcgttcgcaaagtcaagccgagagagagatttttcgaccgcaagtaaggatgcccgttgaccgcggctagccaactggtgggggggagacgagctttgtttaggccaccttttctaggcccctctccatacggagcaagcagtgctgtccctaaataaggctgcttggtcgttcagggtgctgccgaaaaatgctttcgtctccgggtcagcatcaggcgaccaataccctgaaccgcctacatgcaagatcgggactgcggcttccagtggcatcttccacctgctgtttctccccttgcccatcgctgcaggacttggtatgttgtgggttgtggatgtggatacccttcaggcctgcgcagaggaatttttaggtgaagcgcagtgtgcgcagtaccgGCTCCACCCTGTCACcgtggggtcatctgccatggtccagtaagccaggacgccggcagcgagtcctccaggtggtagatgttacattaacaagctctgtctgcccaggcttgatgttagagttttccttctctcggctggcgaggttggtgagcccaacctgcccatccggttataccgccggacatttggtCGCACCGTGACGTGGAAAACTCTGTGAAAACTCCATGATGTCTCAAActctgttttgtaatttatgacggtGGAATTGTATATgagtgtgtttatttttgttgaccttgtacaatttgataatagaagctggttttcacggtgggttatgtacctttgatttttttagtccccaggtgggggcaggggatccctagtttggaggcccttcggagcttcagagtcatcagaaacagggggggagagggagggaaacgtctgctgggccatagggtatagtggagaattaatcccggggtacctggggctctggaggggcggtgttttgaggtagaggtaccaaagtttcagcatctgatgagtctcctcaaaatgctctccaagtttcaaaaagattggactagggggtcaaattctatgagccccgaaagaaggtgcccctattcattatttttaatgtagggaaggcattaaaaaggtatgtggtcccccttaaatgtgatggacagaactccctttggagttcagtcgtgcttgtcacaactttgcttatggctccacccccaaagtccccagatatttcttgaattggatttggcaaccctacctagcatcctgattggccagttcttccaggcttcaggatcctggtttgcacggagtgcctgcctcaagctcaggcaacaaaaCCCCAGTAGAACACAATACATAACATTCCCCaccaagagttggcaaccttactgctCACCCTTTCCCAAGCCTGCAAGGCACTTGCTAAGAATTTGATTCTGATGCCTCTTCTCCACAACTGGACATGGAGAATCCTAGATCCATCCAAGGAGCATTAATCCCTTACCTCCTTGAAATTCTTAGCCACCGATGAGAGCCGTATGACCCTCAGCtcagaaggctttggcctctggtCATCCCAGCTGTACTCCGGTGAGAGCAGCTTGGAAGGTTTATTGGACAGGAAGTGTCTGTTCAGATGGCTCTCTTCCTGCCAGGCAGCCATGATGCCGTTGGCCTTGTCAGCCAGTATGGTCATGTGGCAAGCCCTGGTAAACTCATACACATTCTTGACCAGGCCGCCAAAGACAGCCCCACTGTAGTAGAAGTCCCCCTCTCCACTAGAGATGTAGGCCGCTGAAGCCTTTCTCCTCTCATAAGGCAACATCTTCCGACTTGGGCTGTCATAGTAGCCCGAATGGATCGTTGCTACCATCTCCCCCAGGGTCTCTGGGCCCCAGGAGTTATGGAACACCATATCAATGTCCAAGCAGAAGAGGTAATCCACTTCGCGGTGGATGGTCTCTGAGATGTGGAGGTTTATGGCTTCCATCCGCCGCATGGAGATCTCTTCCCAGTGCTTGTATTTTCTGATGGGGACGAGGCTGAGGCTTCGTCCGGGCTGAAGCTGGACGAAGGGGATTTCTTGAGGATTGTCGGTGAAGATGTAGTAATTCACATGATAGCCCGTCATGAAATGCTTTTCTGCAGAGTCCAAGAAGCGGCCCATGAATTTTATATATCTAACAAAGACAAAAAAATAATAAGTACTTTAAGAAAGGGAGAAGCAGCTCTCTTAAAGTGTTTCTCCCCCCTGGAATGTATCTTCTAAAAACTGATGCATTCCATACAGCATGTCAGGtgtgttagggatttctgtttgaaattcagtTTCTCTGTCTCAGTGCAAtgcatctaggcttcccaaccctcccgccctggcgggggaccccaggatttccaccctcttcccccgctccccaaaaaaacagaagcggggggaggggggaaacggcgccggggagcatggtgagccgccccatcccggagcgggcgaggccgccgcgtcgctgccgccccctccccgcccaccgcagttgctcctccgagatgggcccaggctgagcccatctcggaggagcagccaagaggtggcagcagcgcaggcaaaaccagagaagggaagggcagaggcaggccaggagcatggcgagccacgaatccaggcccttctaggacccggactcgcggctcgccacacccccggcccgcctccaccccccctccaattctaccccagaggcggagcgggcgaggccgccgcgttGCTGCcgcccccgccccaccgcagctgctcctccgagatgggctcagcctgagcccatctcggaggagcagccacggcgagcagagaagaggcggcagctgcgcagcggcgttgcccgctccggctcgccacgctccccagcgccgtttccccccctcccccctagctccaccccagtgtctcctggctccactcccaaagtcttctggctccacccccaaagtccccagatatttctgggattggacttggcaaccctagatgcatcACCgtatcaaataatcattgagaggcatttaacatgaaaaagcaaaaacatttatttctacagggcaagggtactgggaggtgaaaataacaaagactatagaactacatcctcacactagaagatcatgtgcttaatggaagaccacttcctccttcttcttgacctctctgtctgaacaaaggaagtcacctgactaactgaccaaacaaaacaggttttcctgcttctagaccttgattgacagcagtcagtaacttcttcctaggtcatgcagacaataactgaccaaacaaaacaggttttcctgcttctagaccttgattgacagcagtcagtaacttcttcctaggtcatgcagacaatagggaatcaggcaccgtgttaaccctataatgactggaactttagaacattgcaaaggacatacaaaacagaaacATATTTCCAACAAGGTGAaccctctaatccaggggtgtaaaacattgctctgtagctcctgtgcgattgagcaagcctgggaaagcaagtcgtggcgcagaaggaagcaagagaggaagaaggaagctgatgacagtgagttgcttgtgggctggATAGGAGCCCTCacgggacctgatttggcccccaggccacatgtctgacacccctgtcctagatagTTTTAGATGCTGATATCAATTACTTTAGATGCTGAAATCAATTAATTTGGACTGTGACTTCTCTGTACTTGTGTTactattgttaaatgtaaaattgattaaataaagtattttttaaaaaaaggttggagaattggggtggggtggggtcaggCCCCTAGCTACAGTGcggcctgggaggggccaggcccatcctttcaacaccccccccttccaactgtatggcccctccattggaggacccccaatctgccccctttgctcactgcctctCTAAACAAgcagcagcattgctgctggtctttttgctttttctcaccccttccctaacacaccttgcggaggaagggggggggagagtcaagagcagtgttccctctaagctgtgttagtgtgagccagcgcgcagatttttagcctccagctcacacatttttgtcttagctcaggaaaaatggccccagagcacaatcatttatgcaggagctcaccactttaatgccagtcgctcacaactttaatactagtagctcacaaagtagaggttttgctcacaagactctgcagcttagagggaccattggtcAAGGGGTCTCtgcctctctgagagaggggcaactaagaaagggggtggggggagcagagctgctgtgactgcccaggtgaGCGGGGCTTGGCTTGcgaaactcaaagcagcttacagtgccaagagccctgggctgccaaactgggtggccccccagccccccccccccaaaaaaaaacccaaatcctgctttgggccccaccaaacatgaaatcttgGCTGCAGCCCTGGGTGGGGATAAAATTGTAGAATAAAAAAAACAATAATCAGTTGCCATCAAATTTGTATTACAAAACTCAAAGTCTGAGCTGCTTTGGAATATTTTGTTGATGCCTCTCCCACTCACTTCCCAACAACAAAGGCTGTCACTCCGATGGTGAGGTTCAAAGGCTTGTAAACGCTGTCCAACATGGCCGAGTCGAATGTCCCTTCCCAGACCACGGGGGCCAGCCAGGGGGTCAGTGTGAGCACATCAGTGCGCCTGGAGGAACAAGGAGGGGAGGAAACGACAGGAGAGATGGTTGTCTTGGATAAAATTGACTGTTGGCAGCGGAGATAAGCCCAGTCTGTAAAATATGGCTAAGCTTCAGCACCTTCCGAAACTAACTGCCAAGAACCCGGGTGCTACATCACAAATGGGAAGCGCATGTCGTCATACTGGGCAAtcctgtatagcaggggtggccaaactgtggctgggagccacatgcaactctttcacacatactgtgcgactcttgaagctcccaccacatttgtctctttaaatcacttctccaagaaaagccatccagcagcttggagaatgcatttaaagttaaagttgttttctttccacctcttcttccctcccttccgtctgttttcctccctccctccctgtgttgcggctctcaaacatctgacattcatgtcttgcagctctcagacatctgatgtttattttatgtggctcttacattaagcaactttggccacccctgctatatagagtTGCTCCAGTATGAGCCCAAGGGTAGTCAGTTTCCAAGCTGGGGGCAGGAgatgccccggtttggaggccctccccccacttcagggtcattagaaagtgggagcgggaggaatgtctgctgagcactattattccctatggagaccaattcccatagggtatgatggaaatattgatccatgggtatctggagggctatgttttgaggtcgaggcaccacatttgcagcatcaaatccggtgcctctccctaaaacgccgtccaagtttcaaaaagattggaccaggagatcctattctgtgatccccaaaagaaggtgcccctatccttcattatttccagtggagagaaggcatttaaaaggtgtgcggtcccttcaattgggatggccagaactccctttggagttcaaccttgctcctggctccacccccaatgtctcctggctccgcccccagaatccccagatatttctttgaattggacttggcaaccctatgctaggtccaggttgggaaacttctggagatttggagatggagcctggggaagaccaGGGATCTCAGTAGGgggcaatgccacagagtccaccctccaaggcagctgctttctccaggcgaacttatttctgtagtctggagatgagtttggagtctggagagccagtttggtgtagtggtgaagtgtgcggactcttatctgggagaaccgggtttgattccccactcctccacttgcacctgctggaatggccttgggtcagccagagctctggcagaggttgtccttgaaagggcagctgctgtgagagccctctccagccccacccacctcacagggtgtctgttgtgggggaggaaggtaaaggagattgtgagccgctctgagactcttcggagtggagggcgggatataaatccaatatcatcatcatcatcatcttcttgttctttttcttctggagagccagtttggtgtagtggttaagtgcacggactcttatctgggagaaccgggtttgattccccactcctccacttgcagctgctggaatggccttgggtcagccatagctctggcagaggttgtccttgaaagggcagctgctgggagagccctctccagccccacccacctcacggggtgtgggggagggagataaaggagattgtgagccgctctgagactcttcggagtggagggcgggatagaaatccaatatcatcatcatcttcttataattccaagggatccccaggtcccaccaggaggctggcatccctactttcaATGTGCACAGACTGGAGTaactggggcttttttggtagaaaaagcccaggaggaactcatttgcatattaggccacacccctggacaccaagccagccagaactgcgttcctgtgcattcctgctcaaaaaaaccccaacaaccctgGGAGTAACTATGCTTGGGCTCGCACTGCTAATTAGCTAGTGGATTCAAAATGTGCCGGAATAAACGCACAAAGCTTGGCTAAGGATCTCTGGGATTTAGGGCGGATGCTTTCGCTGGAGTaagcctgggaccttttgcatgcaaagctgcTGCTCTACCATGGCTGAAGAAGGCCCTTCTGTGGGCTTCACCACAGAAAGCTGTAGGGTTGTCATTTGGAGGAAGCCAACAGCAAAATGGAGTTTTGACATCTGACAGGAAAATTGGTGATAACTCTGTGAAGCCTCACATTGTCCTTCATTGATTGatcctgttatgtatgtggactcaagggaagactttggatgtttccgcctggctcattggagccatacggactgagcttgcagacttgggaac
Protein-coding sequences here:
- the LOC132591040 gene encoding globoside alpha-1,3-N-acetylgalactosaminyltransferase 1-like translates to MGRFLDSAEKHFMTGYHVNYYIFTDNPQEIPFVQLQPGRSLSLVPIRKYKHWEEISMRRMEAINLHISETIHREVDYLFCLDIDMVFHNSWGPETLGEMVATIHSGYYDSPSRKMLPYERRKASAAYISSGEGDFYYSGAVFGGLVKNVYEFTRACHMTILADKANGIMAAWQEESHLNRHFLSNKPSKLLSPEYSWDDQRPKPSELRVIRLSSVAKNFKEVRD